Part of the Poecilia reticulata strain Guanapo linkage group LG2, Guppy_female_1.0+MT, whole genome shotgun sequence genome is shown below.
AGTCCACTGCCTTCTTCACCTGCTGCCAGCGYTCAGACCTGCAGGgggaaaacattcagaaacacTCACCTGGAAGCAARCACTCACAYCTCTGCTTCATGCAAGTAATTAARACAAAAATKtataaaacatatttactcaACAAAGTTTAGTACATAAGGATYGATTCtattttcttaaattacttTGTCTAYAGACTTAGCAGGAATTCCTTGGAGATGTTTTAGAGAATGTAGAGGAAAAATTCAgctttatatatataacaaaGTGAAGGTGCAACAAACTCATGCTTTTATCTAGACTTTATCCAGGTTACACTTTGTGTTCCTGCGATtgatgaatttaaatattgtttgtcTATTTCTGTACTtattttgtcttgtgtttttttcagtattgtatgttttttttgttttaacatttgtgaagaaaggttaaaaatgacagcaaaatatAATATGATATATWAACCAACAATGTATATTGTGatatatacacaataaataTCAATGGAAAATGCAACTGATAAACTACTAAAWATGTGATTTCTATTTTCACAGGTGGGTCACGATTAATCTAATTAATCGTTTCCTGGATGGTAGAAATATGAAGTTAAGCCAACATGTTCCAGAACTAGAGTGTCAGGTGTTCATGTTCCTCCCATGGGGTTCTAGTTTGGATCAAATGCTGCTAATWAATGGACCTCTGGGTCTGCAGAAGCAATTTACTTTCCACCTGGACCAggtctggttctgttttggtcCGTTTTTGTTGGTTCTCATGTGTTTATGTAATGTGTTGTGGTTCTGACCTGGACCCGGTCGGCTCCATCAGGTGAAACAGACTCCGCAGCAGTTTTCCttcctccagcttctcctccCTCATCAGCTGCAGAACCAACAGAGTCGCCACCAGCCTCTGGATGCCTGCGTTGACCTTTGCACCTTTAACGTAAAGATATCGTTCAGTTTCAACACTGGAGTCAACCAAACCTAGACGACTGAGATTAAAACCACcaggtttatttaaatatttttctagaagaTAAATAGTAAAAAAGAATCAGATCAGTGAATGTCTTAACATTAACAACTCTTCCACACATAGCGTAACGTGAACGCTCACCCAGAGAATGAATCCCTTTGCCCTTCAGGAACACGTTAGCAAACACATCCACGTTGACATTGATCAGTTTTCCCAGCCCAACAGTTAACTCCCAGTATCCGTCCTGCCGCACACAGAAGATTGACACAAGTTACAACTCAGAAAggttgaaactaaatatttttgctgagGTTTGTAGGCGAACCAGAGTTCAGTGTTTTGGTTCCCATCTCTGTTTGATTACTCACACTTACACAAACAAATAGAACTTTGTAGACAAGCAAACTGGAGTTGAGCAGAAGTTTCTAttacttcataaaataaaatatggatgGAGATCTTCTTTATGTATTTYTTCGTAATATAATTTTGTTCTCTGAGCTTTGGACCGATTTAAACAACGGAGCAAAACATCTTACCGACTGCTGCAGCTGGAAGATCTTAATCCACTTCAGCTTCTGCTCTTCTGGGTCTGGACYTCTGGACCAACATCATACAACACAAAAGACTCAATTCCAGGTAATAAGATGGAAAATATCAGCTCAGTGCTGATAAAGACAGAATGGTTTGTGTGT
Proteins encoded:
- the LOC108167021 gene encoding poly [ADP-ribose] polymerase 4-like, whose protein sequence is PPPPPPPPGAFGAPPSPVASEAPLPPPHFRYKSLSKLVDSLVCQAYETQSRHPSFEXPDPEEQKLKWIKIFQLQQSDGYWELTVGLGKLINVNVDVFANVFLKGKGIHSLGAKVNAGIQRLVATLLVLQLMREEKLEEGKLLRSLFHLMEPTGSRSERWQQVKKAVDWVRWADREYPCACSRLEFGWSWESSTRQLLGFERFPPLSPLISLELQKTTTPLAVH